One stretch of Desulfomonile tiedjei DNA includes these proteins:
- a CDS encoding ABC transporter ATP-binding protein gives MSYIVANQVVKEFGNGDGKVTAVHGINLSIGQSEFISIMGESGAGKSTLLSMLGGLLSPSRGTIVIGEIDIYGLSRDKLADFRREFMGFIFQSFQLVPYLNVLENVQLPLAVTHHSESKKKELALAALEKVGLKDKAHRLPNQISGGEQERVAIARAVVNEPPILFADEPTGNLDSRNSAEVMNLLKQLNSEGQTIVMVTHSRRNADYADRLIEVADGRIKEAAPAMRAVV, from the coding sequence ATGAGTTACATCGTAGCGAATCAAGTGGTGAAGGAATTCGGCAACGGCGACGGCAAAGTCACGGCCGTGCACGGAATAAATCTATCCATCGGGCAGTCGGAGTTCATATCCATAATGGGAGAATCCGGAGCGGGCAAGAGCACTTTGCTCTCGATGCTCGGCGGCTTGCTAAGCCCGTCCCGCGGGACAATAGTCATAGGCGAAATCGACATCTACGGCCTGAGCCGCGACAAGCTCGCGGATTTCAGGCGCGAATTTATGGGGTTCATTTTCCAGTCTTTTCAGTTGGTCCCTTATCTGAATGTCTTGGAGAACGTCCAGCTCCCTCTGGCTGTGACTCATCATTCCGAGTCCAAAAAGAAGGAGCTTGCCCTGGCCGCGCTCGAAAAAGTCGGGTTGAAGGACAAGGCGCATCGGCTGCCCAACCAGATTTCCGGCGGTGAGCAGGAACGCGTCGCCATCGCCAGAGCAGTGGTCAACGAGCCGCCCATATTGTTCGCCGATGAACCGACAGGGAACCTGGATTCCAGGAACTCTGCGGAAGTGATGAATCTACTCAAGCAGCTCAATTCGGAAGGCCAGACCATAGTCATGGTCACCCACAGCAGGCGCAACGCGGACTACGCGGATCGCCTGATCGAGGTTGCGGACGGGCGGATAAAAGAAGCTGCCCCTGCCATGCGTGCAGTGGTCTAA
- a CDS encoding ABC transporter permease — translation MKLHDIAINNLRRRKGKVFFLVVGLLVGVASVVALLTTTRILEEDIAHKMDEFGANILVTPRTEGLSLTYGGLSLGGLSFDLKEISTEDVEKIRTIPNAANIRIVSPKIFGVFENQGHKALAVGVDFSSEFSLKKWWRITGEEPSGGSDVLLGKDAAERFQVHPGSQLNIQGVDFRVAGVLEPTGSQDDSLIFLSLPVAQKVFGKEGKVAMVEVAALCKNCPISEIVSQIGEKIPAAKVTAVQQVVEGRMDTLNNFRKFSLGISGLVLLVGSMVVFVTMMGSVTERTREIGIFSAIGFRKSHIMKIILLEASVVSIMAGVIGYIIGIGATRVLLSFLSENVAHFTLDPIVAVGAVFLAVVLGLVASLYPAMTASRMDPSEALRTL, via the coding sequence ATGAAGCTTCACGATATAGCGATAAACAATCTGAGACGCAGAAAAGGAAAGGTGTTCTTTCTGGTCGTGGGCCTGCTGGTTGGTGTCGCCTCTGTGGTGGCCCTTCTTACGACGACTCGCATCCTCGAAGAAGACATAGCGCATAAAATGGATGAATTCGGCGCCAACATCCTCGTCACGCCGCGAACCGAAGGGCTGTCTCTGACCTACGGCGGACTCAGCCTGGGCGGCCTTTCTTTTGATCTCAAAGAGATATCCACCGAGGATGTGGAGAAAATAAGGACCATCCCCAATGCCGCGAACATTCGCATCGTCAGCCCAAAGATATTCGGCGTATTTGAGAATCAGGGGCATAAAGCTCTGGCTGTGGGAGTGGACTTTTCCTCGGAGTTTTCTCTGAAGAAGTGGTGGAGGATCACCGGCGAGGAGCCTTCGGGCGGCTCGGATGTCCTGTTGGGCAAAGACGCAGCGGAACGTTTTCAGGTGCATCCAGGCTCTCAATTGAACATACAGGGAGTTGATTTCAGAGTGGCCGGCGTGCTTGAGCCCACCGGTTCGCAGGATGACAGCCTGATATTTCTATCGCTGCCGGTCGCACAAAAAGTGTTCGGCAAGGAAGGCAAGGTTGCGATGGTAGAGGTCGCGGCCCTTTGCAAGAACTGTCCGATCTCGGAAATAGTTTCTCAGATCGGCGAGAAGATACCGGCTGCCAAGGTGACTGCGGTGCAACAAGTAGTGGAAGGCCGGATGGACACGTTAAACAACTTTCGCAAGTTTTCTCTGGGGATTTCCGGTCTTGTGCTGCTGGTCGGCTCCATGGTGGTGTTTGTGACCATGATGGGGAGTGTCACCGAGCGCACCCGTGAGATCGGGATATTCAGTGCAATCGGTTTTAGGAAGTCTCATATCATGAAAATAATCCTCCTTGAGGCCTCTGTGGTTTCCATCATGGCCGGGGTCATAGGCTACATAATCGGAATTGGGGCCACTCGTGTCCTGCTGAGCTTCTTGAGCGAGAATGTGGCTCATTTCACCCTTGATCCTATCGTGGCAGTCGGAGCGGTTTTCCTCGCTGTCGTGTTGGGTCTCGTCGCTTCTCTCTATCCTGCCATGACCGCTTCCAGGATGGACCCAAGTGAAGCCCTGCGCACTCTTTAA